A region from the Silene latifolia isolate original U9 population chromosome 7, ASM4854445v1, whole genome shotgun sequence genome encodes:
- the LOC141590392 gene encoding uncharacterized protein LOC141590392 yields the protein MNTKGKLFNLGITDDSTCCICGGTVENLEHRFFACTYSKIVIDTVGGWVGDPWPEFNWINWRLAKTGTSLHLEILDATINSCLYTICQQRNRSRHELSLIRPILIARFIVDELKVRFRGLGKRVLVRNEAMWLERLLERGV from the coding sequence ATGAATACAAAAGGAAAACTCTTCAATTTAGGGATAACGGATGATAGTACCTGTTGCATATGCGGAGGAACTGTTGAAAACTTGGAGCATCGATTCTTTGCTTGTACCTACAGCAAAATCGTCATTGATACTGTCGGAGGGTGGGTTGGGGATCCCTGGCCCGAATTTAACTGGATCAATTGGCGGCTTGCGAAAACGGGTACCTCACTTCATTTAGAGATCCTTGATGCCACAATCAATTCCTGTCTATACACCATTTGCCAGCAGAGAAACAGGAGCAGGCACGAGCTTTCCCTTATTCGACCTATTCTCATTGCCCGCTTCATCGTGGATGAGCTTAAAGTGAGATTCCGAGGTCTGGGCAAAAGGGTTTTGGTCAGAAATGAAGCTATGTGGCTTGAGAGGCTGCTAGAGAGAGGCGTTTGA